One part of the Arabidopsis thaliana chromosome 1 sequence genome encodes these proteins:
- the SRS gene encoding Seryl-tRNA synthetase (Seryl-tRNA synthetase (SRS); FUNCTIONS IN: serine-tRNA ligase activity; INVOLVED IN: chloroplast organization, mitochondrion organization, seryl-tRNA aminoacylation, tRNA aminoacylation, ovule development; LOCATED IN: mitochondrion, chloroplast; EXPRESSED IN: 22 plant structures; EXPRESSED DURING: 13 growth stages; CONTAINS InterPro DOMAIN/s: tRNA-binding arm (InterPro:IPR010978), Seryl-tRNA synthetase, class IIa, N-terminal (InterPro:IPR015866), Aminoacyl-tRNA synthetase, class II (G/ H/ P/ S), conserved domain (InterPro:IPR002314), Seryl-tRNA synthetase, class IIa (InterPro:IPR002317), Ubiquitin supergroup (InterPro:IPR019955), Aminoacyl-tRNA synthetase, class II, conserved domain (InterPro:IPR006195), Seryl-tRNA synthetase, class IIa, C-terminal (InterPro:IPR018156); BEST Arabidopsis thaliana protein match is: seryl-tRNA synthetase / serine--tRNA ligase (TAIR:AT5G27470.1); Has 12332 Blast hits to 12318 proteins in 2877 species: Archae - 222; Bacteria - 6777; Metazoa - 382; Fungi - 307; Plants - 156; Viruses - 0; Other Eukaryotes - 4488 (source: NCBI BLink).) translates to MGLHKLRLAAAVPVTFSSRLFLKPFTNTLTLGLFSRHLQPRNKPLLVRAFSASAAVQDIPATQTSDSSARPLWKAAIDFKWIRDNKEAVEINIRNRNSNANLEAVLQLYENMVNLQKEVERLREERNNVAKKMKGKLEPSERERLVEEGKNLKESLVTLEEDLVKLKDELQHVAQSIPNMTHPDVPVGGEDSSAIRQEVGSPREFSFPIKDHLQLGKDLDLIDFDSAAEVSGSKFFYLKNEAVLLEMALLNWTLSQVMKKGYTPLTTPEIVRSSIVEKCGFQPRGDNTQVYSIDGTDQCLIGTAEIPVGGIHMDSILLESALPLKYIAFSHCFRTEAGAAGAATKGLYRVHQFSKAEMFVICQPEDSESFHQELIQIEEDLFTSLGLHFKTLDMATADLGAPAYRKFDIEAWMPGLGRFGEISSASNCTDYQSRRLGIRYRPSEPPQTGPKKGKANLPATKFVHTLNATACAVPRMMVCLLENYQQEDGSVVIPEPLRPFMGGIELIKPKHK, encoded by the exons ATGGGTTTACACAAATTGAGACTCGCAGCGGCGGTTCCTGTAACCTTCTCCTCTCGCCTCTTCCTCAAGCCATTTACCAATACTCTTACCCTAGGTTTGTTTTCCCGCCATCTTCAACCCCGTAATAAGCCTCTCCTTGTCAGAGCTTTCTCCGCTTCCGCCGCCGTACAAGATATTCCGGCCACACAGACCTCCGATTCCTCTG CAAGGCCTCTGTGGAAGGCAGCGATTGATTTCAAATGGATAAGGGACAATAAGGAAGCAGTCGAAATCAACATCAGGAACAGGAATTCGAATGCTAATTTGGAAGCTGTGCTCCAGCTTTATGAGAACATGGTCAATCTCCAAAAG GAAGTTGAGAGGCTTCGTGAGGAAAGAAACAACGTTGCCAAAAAGATGAAAGGGAAGCTGGAGCCATCAGAACGTGAGAGACTCGTAGAAGAAG GTAAAAATCTTAAGGAAAGTCTTGTTACTCTGGAAGAAGACCTCGTGAAGCTTAAAGATGAGCTCCAACATGTAGCACAGTCTATACCGAATATGACTCACCCTGATGTTCCTGTTGGAGGAGAGGATTCATCGGCAATTAGACAGGAG GTTGGTAGTCCACGTGAGTTTAGTTTTCCAATAAAGGATCATCTTCAGCTTGGGAAGGATCTTGATCTCATTGATTTTGACTCTGCTGCTGAG GTAAGTGGTTCAAAGTTTTTCTATCTGAAGAATGAGGCAGTTCTATTGGAGATGGCTCTTCTTAATTGGACATTATCACAAGTCATGAAGAAGGGTTATACCCCCCTAACGACTCCTGAAATCGTGAGATCTTCTATTGTTGAGAAATGCGGTTTCCAACCTCGTGGGGATAATACTCAG GTCTATTCGATAGATGGAACTGACCAATGTCTCATTGGTACCGCTGAAATTCCCGTAGGAGGAATACACATGGATTCTATTCTTCTTGAATCAGCATTGCCTTTGAAATATATAGCATTCTCTCATTGCTTCCGTACTGAAGCGGGTGCTGCTGGCGCTGCCACAAA AGGTCTTTACCGAGTTCATCAGTTCAGCAAAGCAGAGATGTTCGTCATATGCCAACCTGAAGATAGTGAATCCTTCCACCAAGAACTCATTCAGATCGAAGAAGATTTATTCACTTCTCTAGGATTACACTTTAA AACATTGGATATGGCCACAGCCGATTTAGGCGCTCCAGCATATCGCAAGTTTGACATTGAAGCATGGATGCCCGGTTTAGGACGATTTGGCGAG ATATCAAGCGCATCAAACTGCACAGATTACCAAAGTCGAAGACTGGGAATCCGTTACCGCCCATCTGAACCGCCTCAGACGGGTCCTAAGAAAGGGAAAGCGAATCTTCCAGCCACTAAGTTTGTCCACACTCTAAACGCGACTGCGTGTGCCGTCCCAAGGATGATGGTGTGTTTGCTGGAGAATTACCAGCAAGAAGATGGATCTGTGGTGATCCCTGAGCCCCTGAGGCCTTTCATGGGAGGCATTGAACTCATCAAACCCAAGCACAAGTAG
- the SRS gene encoding Seryl-tRNA synthetase, with amino-acid sequence MGLHKLRLAAAVPVTFSSRLFLKPFTNTLTLGLFSRHLQPRNKPLLVRAFSASAAVQDIPATQTSDSSVAARPLWKAAIDFKWIRDNKEAVEINIRNRNSNANLEAVLQLYENMVNLQKEVERLREERNNVAKKMKGKLEPSERERLVEEGKNLKESLVTLEEDLVKLKDELQHVAQSIPNMTHPDVPVGGEDSSAIRQEVGSPREFSFPIKDHLQLGKDLDLIDFDSAAEVSGSKFFYLKNEAVLLEMALLNWTLSQVMKKGYTPLTTPEIVRSSIVEKCGFQPRGDNTQVYSIDGTDQCLIGTAEIPVGGIHMDSILLESALPLKYIAFSHCFRTEAGAAGAATKGLYRVHQFSKAEMFVICQPEDSESFHQELIQIEEDLFTSLGLHFKTLDMATADLGAPAYRKFDIEAWMPGLGRFGEVKNKLYSFVSDHQNGILVSTLSLLL; translated from the exons ATGGGTTTACACAAATTGAGACTCGCAGCGGCGGTTCCTGTAACCTTCTCCTCTCGCCTCTTCCTCAAGCCATTTACCAATACTCTTACCCTAGGTTTGTTTTCCCGCCATCTTCAACCCCGTAATAAGCCTCTCCTTGTCAGAGCTTTCTCCGCTTCCGCCGCCGTACAAGATATTCCGGCCACACAGACCTCCGATTCCTCTG TAGCAGCAAGGCCTCTGTGGAAGGCAGCGATTGATTTCAAATGGATAAGGGACAATAAGGAAGCAGTCGAAATCAACATCAGGAACAGGAATTCGAATGCTAATTTGGAAGCTGTGCTCCAGCTTTATGAGAACATGGTCAATCTCCAAAAG GAAGTTGAGAGGCTTCGTGAGGAAAGAAACAACGTTGCCAAAAAGATGAAAGGGAAGCTGGAGCCATCAGAACGTGAGAGACTCGTAGAAGAAG GTAAAAATCTTAAGGAAAGTCTTGTTACTCTGGAAGAAGACCTCGTGAAGCTTAAAGATGAGCTCCAACATGTAGCACAGTCTATACCGAATATGACTCACCCTGATGTTCCTGTTGGAGGAGAGGATTCATCGGCAATTAGACAGGAG GTTGGTAGTCCACGTGAGTTTAGTTTTCCAATAAAGGATCATCTTCAGCTTGGGAAGGATCTTGATCTCATTGATTTTGACTCTGCTGCTGAG GTAAGTGGTTCAAAGTTTTTCTATCTGAAGAATGAGGCAGTTCTATTGGAGATGGCTCTTCTTAATTGGACATTATCACAAGTCATGAAGAAGGGTTATACCCCCCTAACGACTCCTGAAATCGTGAGATCTTCTATTGTTGAGAAATGCGGTTTCCAACCTCGTGGGGATAATACTCAG GTCTATTCGATAGATGGAACTGACCAATGTCTCATTGGTACCGCTGAAATTCCCGTAGGAGGAATACACATGGATTCTATTCTTCTTGAATCAGCATTGCCTTTGAAATATATAGCATTCTCTCATTGCTTCCGTACTGAAGCGGGTGCTGCTGGCGCTGCCACAAA AGGTCTTTACCGAGTTCATCAGTTCAGCAAAGCAGAGATGTTCGTCATATGCCAACCTGAAGATAGTGAATCCTTCCACCAAGAACTCATTCAGATCGAAGAAGATTTATTCACTTCTCTAGGATTACACTTTAA AACATTGGATATGGCCACAGCCGATTTAGGCGCTCCAGCATATCGCAAGTTTGACATTGAAGCATGGATGCCCGGTTTAGGACGATTTGGCGAGGTAAAAAACAAACTCTATTCATTTGTGTCGGACCACCAGAATGGAATCCTAGTTTCTACTTTGAGCTTGCTGCTTTAA
- the SRS gene encoding Seryl-tRNA synthetase (Seryl-tRNA synthetase (SRS); FUNCTIONS IN: serine-tRNA ligase activity; INVOLVED IN: chloroplast organization, mitochondrion organization, seryl-tRNA aminoacylation, tRNA aminoacylation, ovule development; LOCATED IN: mitochondrion, chloroplast; EXPRESSED IN: 22 plant structures; EXPRESSED DURING: 13 growth stages; CONTAINS InterPro DOMAIN/s: tRNA-binding arm (InterPro:IPR010978), Aminoacyl-tRNA synthetase, class II (G/ H/ P/ S), conserved domain (InterPro:IPR002314), Seryl-tRNA synthetase, class IIa, N-terminal (InterPro:IPR015866), Seryl-tRNA synthetase, class IIa (InterPro:IPR002317), Ubiquitin supergroup (InterPro:IPR019955), Aminoacyl-tRNA synthetase, class II, conserved domain (InterPro:IPR006195), Seryl-tRNA synthetase, class IIa, C-terminal (InterPro:IPR018156); BEST Arabidopsis thaliana protein match is: seryl-tRNA synthetase / serine--tRNA ligase (TAIR:AT5G27470.1); Has 12455 Blast hits to 12441 proteins in 2924 species: Archae - 222; Bacteria - 6893; Metazoa - 384; Fungi - 310; Plants - 156; Viruses - 0; Other Eukaryotes - 4490 (source: NCBI BLink).) has protein sequence MGLHKLRLAAAVPVTFSSRLFLKPFTNTLTLGLFSRHLQPRNKPLLVRAFSASAAVQDIPATQTSDSSVAARPLWKAAIDFKWIRDNKEAVEINIRNRNSNANLEAVLQLYENMVNLQKEVERLREERNNVAKKMKGKLEPSERERLVEEGKNLKESLVTLEEDLVKLKDELQHVAQSIPNMTHPDVPVGGEDSSAIRQEVGSPREFSFPIKDHLQLGKDLDLIDFDSAAEVSGSKFFYLKNEAVLLEMALLNWTLSQVMKKGYTPLTTPEIVRSSIVEKCGFQPRGDNTQVYSIDGTDQCLIGTAEIPVGGIHMDSILLESALPLKYIAFSHCFRTEAGAAGAATKGLYRVHQFSKAEMFVICQPEDSESFHQELIQIEEDLFTSLGLHFKTLDMATADLGAPAYRKFDIEAWMPGLGRFGEISSASNCTDYQSRRLGIRYRPSEPPQTGPKKGKANLPATKFVHTLNATACAVPRMMVCLLENYQQEDGSVVIPEPLRPFMGGIELIKPKHK, from the exons ATGGGTTTACACAAATTGAGACTCGCAGCGGCGGTTCCTGTAACCTTCTCCTCTCGCCTCTTCCTCAAGCCATTTACCAATACTCTTACCCTAGGTTTGTTTTCCCGCCATCTTCAACCCCGTAATAAGCCTCTCCTTGTCAGAGCTTTCTCCGCTTCCGCCGCCGTACAAGATATTCCGGCCACACAGACCTCCGATTCCTCTG TAGCAGCAAGGCCTCTGTGGAAGGCAGCGATTGATTTCAAATGGATAAGGGACAATAAGGAAGCAGTCGAAATCAACATCAGGAACAGGAATTCGAATGCTAATTTGGAAGCTGTGCTCCAGCTTTATGAGAACATGGTCAATCTCCAAAAG GAAGTTGAGAGGCTTCGTGAGGAAAGAAACAACGTTGCCAAAAAGATGAAAGGGAAGCTGGAGCCATCAGAACGTGAGAGACTCGTAGAAGAAG GTAAAAATCTTAAGGAAAGTCTTGTTACTCTGGAAGAAGACCTCGTGAAGCTTAAAGATGAGCTCCAACATGTAGCACAGTCTATACCGAATATGACTCACCCTGATGTTCCTGTTGGAGGAGAGGATTCATCGGCAATTAGACAGGAG GTTGGTAGTCCACGTGAGTTTAGTTTTCCAATAAAGGATCATCTTCAGCTTGGGAAGGATCTTGATCTCATTGATTTTGACTCTGCTGCTGAG GTAAGTGGTTCAAAGTTTTTCTATCTGAAGAATGAGGCAGTTCTATTGGAGATGGCTCTTCTTAATTGGACATTATCACAAGTCATGAAGAAGGGTTATACCCCCCTAACGACTCCTGAAATCGTGAGATCTTCTATTGTTGAGAAATGCGGTTTCCAACCTCGTGGGGATAATACTCAG GTCTATTCGATAGATGGAACTGACCAATGTCTCATTGGTACCGCTGAAATTCCCGTAGGAGGAATACACATGGATTCTATTCTTCTTGAATCAGCATTGCCTTTGAAATATATAGCATTCTCTCATTGCTTCCGTACTGAAGCGGGTGCTGCTGGCGCTGCCACAAA AGGTCTTTACCGAGTTCATCAGTTCAGCAAAGCAGAGATGTTCGTCATATGCCAACCTGAAGATAGTGAATCCTTCCACCAAGAACTCATTCAGATCGAAGAAGATTTATTCACTTCTCTAGGATTACACTTTAA AACATTGGATATGGCCACAGCCGATTTAGGCGCTCCAGCATATCGCAAGTTTGACATTGAAGCATGGATGCCCGGTTTAGGACGATTTGGCGAG ATATCAAGCGCATCAAACTGCACAGATTACCAAAGTCGAAGACTGGGAATCCGTTACCGCCCATCTGAACCGCCTCAGACGGGTCCTAAGAAAGGGAAAGCGAATCTTCCAGCCACTAAGTTTGTCCACACTCTAAACGCGACTGCGTGTGCCGTCCCAAGGATGATGGTGTGTTTGCTGGAGAATTACCAGCAAGAAGATGGATCTGTGGTGATCCCTGAGCCCCTGAGGCCTTTCATGGGAGGCATTGAACTCATCAAACCCAAGCACAAGTAG
- the SRS gene encoding Seryl-tRNA synthetase translates to MGLHKLRLAAAVPVTFSSRLFLKPFTNTLTLGLFSRHLQPRNKPLLVRAFSASAAVQDIPATQTSDSSVAARPLWKAAIDFKWIRDNKEAVEINIRNRNSNANLEAVLQLYENMVNLQKEVERLREERNNVAKKMKGKLEPSERERLVEEGKNLKESLVTLEEDLVKLKDELQHVAQSIPNMTHPDVPVGGEDSSAIRQEVGSPREFSFPIKDHLQLGKDLDLIDFDSAAEVSGSKFFYLKNEAVLLEMALLNWTLSQVMKKGYTPLTTPEIVRSSIVEKCGFQPRGDNTQVYSIDGTDQCLIGTAEIPVGGIHMDSILLESALPLKYIAFSHCFRTEAGAAGAATKGLYRVHQFSKAEMFVICQPEDSESFHQELIQIEEDLFTSLGLHFKTLDMATADLGAPAYRKFDIEAWMPGLGRFGEITKVEDWESVTAHLNRLRRVLRKGKRIFQPLSLSTL, encoded by the exons ATGGGTTTACACAAATTGAGACTCGCAGCGGCGGTTCCTGTAACCTTCTCCTCTCGCCTCTTCCTCAAGCCATTTACCAATACTCTTACCCTAGGTTTGTTTTCCCGCCATCTTCAACCCCGTAATAAGCCTCTCCTTGTCAGAGCTTTCTCCGCTTCCGCCGCCGTACAAGATATTCCGGCCACACAGACCTCCGATTCCTCTG TAGCAGCAAGGCCTCTGTGGAAGGCAGCGATTGATTTCAAATGGATAAGGGACAATAAGGAAGCAGTCGAAATCAACATCAGGAACAGGAATTCGAATGCTAATTTGGAAGCTGTGCTCCAGCTTTATGAGAACATGGTCAATCTCCAAAAG GAAGTTGAGAGGCTTCGTGAGGAAAGAAACAACGTTGCCAAAAAGATGAAAGGGAAGCTGGAGCCATCAGAACGTGAGAGACTCGTAGAAGAAG GTAAAAATCTTAAGGAAAGTCTTGTTACTCTGGAAGAAGACCTCGTGAAGCTTAAAGATGAGCTCCAACATGTAGCACAGTCTATACCGAATATGACTCACCCTGATGTTCCTGTTGGAGGAGAGGATTCATCGGCAATTAGACAGGAG GTTGGTAGTCCACGTGAGTTTAGTTTTCCAATAAAGGATCATCTTCAGCTTGGGAAGGATCTTGATCTCATTGATTTTGACTCTGCTGCTGAG GTAAGTGGTTCAAAGTTTTTCTATCTGAAGAATGAGGCAGTTCTATTGGAGATGGCTCTTCTTAATTGGACATTATCACAAGTCATGAAGAAGGGTTATACCCCCCTAACGACTCCTGAAATCGTGAGATCTTCTATTGTTGAGAAATGCGGTTTCCAACCTCGTGGGGATAATACTCAG GTCTATTCGATAGATGGAACTGACCAATGTCTCATTGGTACCGCTGAAATTCCCGTAGGAGGAATACACATGGATTCTATTCTTCTTGAATCAGCATTGCCTTTGAAATATATAGCATTCTCTCATTGCTTCCGTACTGAAGCGGGTGCTGCTGGCGCTGCCACAAA AGGTCTTTACCGAGTTCATCAGTTCAGCAAAGCAGAGATGTTCGTCATATGCCAACCTGAAGATAGTGAATCCTTCCACCAAGAACTCATTCAGATCGAAGAAGATTTATTCACTTCTCTAGGATTACACTTTAA AACATTGGATATGGCCACAGCCGATTTAGGCGCTCCAGCATATCGCAAGTTTGACATTGAAGCATGGATGCCCGGTTTAGGACGATTTGGCGAG ATTACCAAAGTCGAAGACTGGGAATCCGTTACCGCCCATCTGAACCGCCTCAGACGGGTCCTAAGAAAGGGAAAGCGAATCTTCCAGCCACTAAGTTTGTCCACACTCTAA
- the SRS gene encoding Seryl-tRNA synthetase (Seryl-tRNA synthetase (SRS); FUNCTIONS IN: serine-tRNA ligase activity; INVOLVED IN: chloroplast organization, mitochondrion organization, seryl-tRNA aminoacylation, tRNA aminoacylation, ovule development; LOCATED IN: mitochondrion, chloroplast; EXPRESSED IN: 22 plant structures; EXPRESSED DURING: 13 growth stages; CONTAINS InterPro DOMAIN/s: tRNA-binding arm (InterPro:IPR010978), Aminoacyl-tRNA synthetase, class II (G/ H/ P/ S), conserved domain (InterPro:IPR002314), Seryl-tRNA synthetase, class IIa, N-terminal (InterPro:IPR015866), Seryl-tRNA synthetase, class IIa (InterPro:IPR002317), Ubiquitin supergroup (InterPro:IPR019955), Aminoacyl-tRNA synthetase, class II, conserved domain (InterPro:IPR006195), Seryl-tRNA synthetase, class IIa, C-terminal (InterPro:IPR018156); BEST Arabidopsis thaliana protein match is: seryl-tRNA synthetase / serine--tRNA ligase (TAIR:AT5G27470.1); Has 35333 Blast hits to 34131 proteins in 2444 species: Archae - 798; Bacteria - 22429; Metazoa - 974; Fungi - 991; Plants - 531; Viruses - 0; Other Eukaryotes - 9610 (source: NCBI BLink).) — protein MGLHKLRLAAAVPVTFSSRLFLKPFTNTLTLGLFSRHLQPRNKPLLVRAFSASAAVQDIPATQTSDSSVAARPLWKAAIDFKWIRDNKEAVEINIRNRNSNANLEAVLQLYENMVNLQKEVERLREERNNVAKKMKGKLEPSERERLVEEGKNLKESLVTLEEDLVKLKDELQHVAQSIPNMTHPDVPVGGEDSSAIRQEVGSPREFSFPIKDHLQLGKDLDLIDFDSAAEVSGSKFFYLKNEAVLLEMALLNWTLSQVMKKGYTPLTTPEIVRSSIVEKCGFQPRGDNTQVYSIDGTDQCLIGTAEIPVGGIHMDSILLESALPLKYIAFSHCFRTEAGAAGAATKGLYRVHQFSKAEMFVICQPEDSESFHQELIQIEEDLFTSLGLHFNRFRRSSISQV, from the exons ATGGGTTTACACAAATTGAGACTCGCAGCGGCGGTTCCTGTAACCTTCTCCTCTCGCCTCTTCCTCAAGCCATTTACCAATACTCTTACCCTAGGTTTGTTTTCCCGCCATCTTCAACCCCGTAATAAGCCTCTCCTTGTCAGAGCTTTCTCCGCTTCCGCCGCCGTACAAGATATTCCGGCCACACAGACCTCCGATTCCTCTG TAGCAGCAAGGCCTCTGTGGAAGGCAGCGATTGATTTCAAATGGATAAGGGACAATAAGGAAGCAGTCGAAATCAACATCAGGAACAGGAATTCGAATGCTAATTTGGAAGCTGTGCTCCAGCTTTATGAGAACATGGTCAATCTCCAAAAG GAAGTTGAGAGGCTTCGTGAGGAAAGAAACAACGTTGCCAAAAAGATGAAAGGGAAGCTGGAGCCATCAGAACGTGAGAGACTCGTAGAAGAAG GTAAAAATCTTAAGGAAAGTCTTGTTACTCTGGAAGAAGACCTCGTGAAGCTTAAAGATGAGCTCCAACATGTAGCACAGTCTATACCGAATATGACTCACCCTGATGTTCCTGTTGGAGGAGAGGATTCATCGGCAATTAGACAGGAG GTTGGTAGTCCACGTGAGTTTAGTTTTCCAATAAAGGATCATCTTCAGCTTGGGAAGGATCTTGATCTCATTGATTTTGACTCTGCTGCTGAG GTAAGTGGTTCAAAGTTTTTCTATCTGAAGAATGAGGCAGTTCTATTGGAGATGGCTCTTCTTAATTGGACATTATCACAAGTCATGAAGAAGGGTTATACCCCCCTAACGACTCCTGAAATCGTGAGATCTTCTATTGTTGAGAAATGCGGTTTCCAACCTCGTGGGGATAATACTCAG GTCTATTCGATAGATGGAACTGACCAATGTCTCATTGGTACCGCTGAAATTCCCGTAGGAGGAATACACATGGATTCTATTCTTCTTGAATCAGCATTGCCTTTGAAATATATAGCATTCTCTCATTGCTTCCGTACTGAAGCGGGTGCTGCTGGCGCTGCCACAAA AGGTCTTTACCGAGTTCATCAGTTCAGCAAAGCAGAGATGTTCGTCATATGCCAACCTGAAGATAGTGAATCCTTCCACCAAGAACTCATTCAGATCGAAGAAGATTTATTCACTTCTCTAGGATTACACTTTAA CCGATTTAGGCGCTCCAGCATATCGCAAGTTTGA
- the SRS gene encoding Seryl-tRNA synthetase: MKGKLEPSERERLVEEGKNLKESLVTLEEDLVKLKDELQHVAQSIPNMTHPDVPVGGEDSSAIRQEVGSPREFSFPIKDHLQLGKDLDLIDFDSAAEVSGSKFFYLKNEAVLLEMALLNWTLSQVMKKGYTPLTTPEIVRSSIVEKCGFQPRGDNTQVYSIDGTDQCLIGTAEIPVGGIHMDSILLESALPLKYIAFSHCFRTEAGAAGAATKGLYRVHQFSKAEMFVICQPEDSESFHQELIQIEEDLFTSLGLHFKTLDMATADLGAPAYRKFDIEAWMPGLGRFGEISSASNCTDYQSRRLGIRYRPSEPPQTGPKKGKANLPATKFVHTLNATACAVPRMMVCLLENYQQEDGSVVIPEPLRPFMGGIELIKPKHK, encoded by the exons ATGAAAGGGAAGCTGGAGCCATCAGAACGTGAGAGACTCGTAGAAGAAG GTAAAAATCTTAAGGAAAGTCTTGTTACTCTGGAAGAAGACCTCGTGAAGCTTAAAGATGAGCTCCAACATGTAGCACAGTCTATACCGAATATGACTCACCCTGATGTTCCTGTTGGAGGAGAGGATTCATCGGCAATTAGACAGGAG GTTGGTAGTCCACGTGAGTTTAGTTTTCCAATAAAGGATCATCTTCAGCTTGGGAAGGATCTTGATCTCATTGATTTTGACTCTGCTGCTGAG GTAAGTGGTTCAAAGTTTTTCTATCTGAAGAATGAGGCAGTTCTATTGGAGATGGCTCTTCTTAATTGGACATTATCACAAGTCATGAAGAAGGGTTATACCCCCCTAACGACTCCTGAAATCGTGAGATCTTCTATTGTTGAGAAATGCGGTTTCCAACCTCGTGGGGATAATACTCAG GTCTATTCGATAGATGGAACTGACCAATGTCTCATTGGTACCGCTGAAATTCCCGTAGGAGGAATACACATGGATTCTATTCTTCTTGAATCAGCATTGCCTTTGAAATATATAGCATTCTCTCATTGCTTCCGTACTGAAGCGGGTGCTGCTGGCGCTGCCACAAA AGGTCTTTACCGAGTTCATCAGTTCAGCAAAGCAGAGATGTTCGTCATATGCCAACCTGAAGATAGTGAATCCTTCCACCAAGAACTCATTCAGATCGAAGAAGATTTATTCACTTCTCTAGGATTACACTTTAA AACATTGGATATGGCCACAGCCGATTTAGGCGCTCCAGCATATCGCAAGTTTGACATTGAAGCATGGATGCCCGGTTTAGGACGATTTGGCGAG ATATCAAGCGCATCAAACTGCACAGATTACCAAAGTCGAAGACTGGGAATCCGTTACCGCCCATCTGAACCGCCTCAGACGGGTCCTAAGAAAGGGAAAGCGAATCTTCCAGCCACTAAGTTTGTCCACACTCTAAACGCGACTGCGTGTGCCGTCCCAAGGATGATGGTGTGTTTGCTGGAGAATTACCAGCAAGAAGATGGATCTGTGGTGATCCCTGAGCCCCTGAGGCCTTTCATGGGAGGCATTGAACTCATCAAACCCAAGCACAAGTAG